One window of Paenibacillus albicereus genomic DNA carries:
- a CDS encoding small acid-soluble spore protein P, protein MSKPDSIPVPNPEEDRKASRRGHDHGQPQQPLSGSKKVKNRNHVDHLNPEGS, encoded by the coding sequence ATGAGCAAGCCCGACAGCATTCCCGTCCCGAATCCCGAAGAGGACCGCAAGGCTTCCCGCCGGGGACATGACCACGGTCAGCCGCAGCAGCCCCTTTCCGGCAGCAAGAAGGTCAAGAACCGGAATCATGTCGATCATCTTAATCCGGAAGGAAGCTGA
- a CDS encoding SPFH domain-containing protein yields the protein MGIFDFLKGQFIEVIEWLDGTGDMVYRFPVYDNAIKMGAKLVVRESQAAIFVNEGQIADVFGPGTYTLSTQNLPVLTALRSWKYGFNSPFKADVYFVSTRNFTQLKWGTTNPVLMRDAEFGMVRLRGYGTYALRVGDPALFLKEIFGTQASFSAEAIAGYLKSLIVSGVSDLLGESRIPAIDLAASYDELSQTAAAKLQPRFAGMGLSLTALTVENLSLPEEVEKAVDRRSSMGVVGNLDTYLKYQSAEAVREAANNPGGDAGAGIGLGAGMAMGQALGRALAGPGEPAGDAAAPAASGAGSAARSESPPSGSQPARSGEGPAGGSPADSSAPTKKFCSECGQPLASGAKFCSNCGTKV from the coding sequence ATGGGCATTTTCGACTTTCTCAAAGGGCAATTCATCGAGGTCATCGAATGGCTGGACGGCACCGGAGACATGGTCTACCGCTTTCCCGTCTACGACAACGCCATCAAGATGGGCGCGAAGCTCGTCGTGCGCGAATCCCAGGCCGCGATCTTCGTGAACGAAGGCCAGATCGCCGACGTGTTCGGCCCGGGCACCTACACGCTGAGCACGCAGAACCTGCCCGTGCTGACGGCGCTGCGCTCGTGGAAATACGGCTTCAACTCGCCGTTCAAAGCAGACGTCTACTTCGTCAGCACGCGCAATTTCACCCAGCTCAAATGGGGCACGACCAACCCGGTGCTCATGCGCGACGCCGAGTTCGGCATGGTGCGCTTGCGCGGCTACGGCACGTACGCGCTGCGCGTCGGCGATCCGGCGCTGTTCCTGAAGGAAATCTTCGGCACGCAGGCAAGCTTCTCCGCCGAGGCGATCGCCGGCTACCTCAAGTCGCTCATCGTCTCCGGCGTCAGCGACCTGCTCGGGGAATCCCGCATCCCGGCGATCGACCTCGCCGCTTCTTATGACGAGCTCAGCCAGACGGCCGCCGCGAAGCTGCAGCCCCGCTTCGCCGGCATGGGCCTCAGCCTGACGGCGCTCACGGTCGAGAACCTTTCCCTTCCGGAGGAGGTGGAAAAGGCCGTCGATCGCCGCTCGTCGATGGGCGTCGTCGGCAATCTCGACACCTACCTCAAGTACCAATCCGCCGAAGCGGTGCGGGAAGCCGCGAACAATCCCGGCGGCGACGCCGGGGCGGGCATCGGCCTCGGCGCCGGCATGGCGATGGGCCAGGCGCTCGGACGGGCGCTCGCCGGGCCAGGCGAGCCGGCAGGCGACGCGGCCGCTCCAGCGGCGAGCGGAGCCGGATCGGCCGCCCGCAGCGAGAGCCCGCCGTCCGGCAGCCAGCCGGCACGCAGCGGCGAAGGGCCAGCTGGCGGCTCCCCTGCGGACAGCTCCGCGCCGACCAAGAAATTCTGCTCCGAATGCGGGCAGCCGCTCGCTTCCGGCGCGAAGTTCTGCTCGAACTGCGGGACCAAGGTGTAG
- a CDS encoding PH domain-containing protein: protein MGLFDGLMGNASELNPADVQREFQHMLARNERVEKGYKLIRDMFIFTDRRLILVDKQGITGKKTEYHSYAYKSITHFSIETAGHFDLDAELKFWVSGNPTPVAKTFNKSLNIYELQSVLAEFVCK from the coding sequence ATGGGGTTGTTTGACGGATTGATGGGCAACGCGTCGGAGCTGAATCCAGCCGACGTGCAGCGGGAGTTCCAGCATATGCTTGCCCGCAACGAGCGCGTCGAGAAGGGCTACAAGCTGATTCGCGACATGTTCATTTTCACCGATCGCCGGCTCATTCTGGTCGACAAGCAGGGCATCACCGGCAAAAAGACGGAGTACCACTCCTATGCGTACAAGAGCATCACGCATTTCTCCATCGAGACCGCCGGCCATTTCGATCTGGACGCGGAGCTGAAGTTCTGGGTGTCGGGCAATCCGACCCCCGTCGCCAAGACGTTCAACAAGTCGCTCAATATCTACGAGCTGCAGAGCGTGCTGGCCGAGTTCGTCTGCAAGTAA
- the abc-f gene encoding ribosomal protection-like ABC-F family protein: MSLIQVTNLTFAYDGSYDPIFDKACFQLDTDWRLGFTGRNGRGKTTFLRLLLGELDYAGHISADVEFDYFPFPVDQPSDQTLDVIDRLVPDYAYWELKRELTLLRMDEDVLYRPFETLSSGEQTKVLLAALFLKDNRFLLIDEPTNHLDAEGRQLVSDYLRSKKGFILVSHDRAFLDNCIDHILSIQKNKIDVQKGSFSTWWENKQREDQFELGENEKLQKEIKRLTDASRRTREWSHAVEKSKNGTTNSGSKLDKGYVGHKAAKMMKRSLMAERRRQSSADEKAKLLKNIESADSLSLSQLSYHRDRLVEAIDLSIRYDGRAVCSGVRFEIEQGDRAAITGRNGSGKSSLLRLVCGKPVPHEGTLRVGSQLRISYVSQDTSHLQGDLTSYARSWGIDESLFKAILRKLDFARAQFDKDISTYSGGQKKKVLIARSLCEPAHLHVWDEPLNFIDVISRMQIEELLLEHAPTLLFVEHDREFSRAVATKTIEL; the protein is encoded by the coding sequence ATGTCATTGATTCAGGTCACGAACCTTACTTTCGCCTACGACGGCAGTTACGACCCCATATTCGACAAAGCCTGCTTCCAGCTCGACACCGACTGGAGGCTCGGCTTCACCGGCCGCAACGGCCGGGGCAAGACGACCTTCCTCCGGCTGCTGCTCGGAGAGCTCGACTACGCCGGCCATATCTCCGCCGACGTGGAGTTCGACTACTTCCCTTTTCCCGTGGACCAGCCGTCGGACCAGACGCTGGACGTCATCGACCGTCTCGTCCCGGATTATGCCTACTGGGAGCTGAAGCGCGAGCTGACGCTGCTGAGGATGGACGAAGACGTGCTTTACCGGCCGTTCGAGACGCTGTCCAGCGGCGAGCAGACCAAGGTGCTGCTGGCGGCGCTTTTCCTCAAGGACAACCGCTTCCTGCTCATCGACGAGCCGACCAACCATCTCGATGCGGAGGGCCGCCAGCTCGTCAGCGACTATCTCCGATCCAAGAAGGGCTTCATCCTCGTCTCCCATGACCGTGCCTTCTTGGACAACTGCATCGACCATATCCTCTCCATCCAGAAGAACAAGATCGACGTCCAAAAGGGCAGCTTCTCCACCTGGTGGGAGAACAAGCAGCGCGAGGACCAGTTCGAGCTCGGAGAGAACGAGAAGCTGCAGAAGGAAATCAAGCGGCTGACCGACGCTTCCCGCCGGACGCGGGAATGGTCGCACGCGGTGGAAAAGAGCAAGAACGGCACGACCAACTCCGGCTCCAAGCTCGACAAGGGCTACGTCGGCCACAAGGCCGCCAAGATGATGAAGCGCTCCCTGATGGCGGAGCGCCGGCGGCAGTCGTCCGCGGACGAGAAGGCGAAGCTCCTCAAAAACATCGAAAGCGCCGACAGCCTGAGCCTGTCGCAGCTGAGCTATCATCGCGACCGGCTCGTCGAGGCGATCGACCTGTCGATCCGCTACGACGGCCGTGCGGTATGCTCCGGCGTACGCTTCGAGATCGAGCAGGGAGACCGCGCCGCCATCACGGGCCGCAACGGGTCCGGCAAGTCGAGCCTGCTGCGGCTCGTCTGCGGCAAGCCGGTGCCGCATGAAGGCACGCTCCGCGTCGGCAGCCAGCTGAGGATCTCCTACGTCTCGCAGGACACCTCCCATCTGCAAGGCGATCTGACGAGCTATGCCCGCTCGTGGGGCATCGACGAGAGCCTGTTCAAGGCGATCCTGCGCAAGCTCGACTTCGCCCGCGCGCAGTTCGACAAGGATATCTCGACCTACAGCGGCGGCCAGAAGAAGAAGGTGCTGATCGCGCGCAGCCTGTGCGAGCCCGCGCATCTGCATGTGTGGGATGAGCCGCTCAACTTCATCGACGTCATCTCCCGCATGCAGATCGAGGAGCTGCTGCTCGAGCATGCGCCGACGCTGCTGTTCGTCGAGCATGATCGCGAGTTCAGCCGGGCGGTCGCGACGAAGACGATCGAGCTGTAA
- a CDS encoding GntR family transcriptional regulator has product MIVTLDYESELPLYSQLYDEIVRGIADGSLAPGDSLPSVRSLAGDLSINLHTVNKTYQRLKQEGYVQIHRQKGALVQPPGSVPATPEFRAMMSRQLRSLAAEAVCRSMKEEEFVEQCRSAYRSLKGENSS; this is encoded by the coding sequence ATGATCGTCACGCTCGACTACGAGTCCGAGCTGCCGCTGTACAGCCAGCTGTACGATGAGATCGTGCGCGGCATCGCGGACGGCTCGCTGGCGCCGGGCGACAGCCTGCCGTCGGTGCGCAGCCTGGCCGGAGACCTGAGCATCAACCTGCATACCGTCAACAAGACGTATCAGCGGCTCAAGCAGGAAGGCTACGTCCAGATCCATCGCCAGAAGGGCGCGCTCGTGCAGCCGCCCGGATCCGTGCCCGCGACGCCGGAATTCCGGGCGATGATGAGCCGGCAGCTGCGCTCCCTGGCCGCCGAGGCGGTCTGCCGCAGCATGAAGGAAGAAGAATTCGTCGAGCAGTGCCGCTCGGCGTACCGCAGCTTGAAAGGAGAGAATTCATCATGA
- a CDS encoding DUF5808 domain-containing protein encodes MTNELAAWLTLGGTYALTTGAALLQPSLAPSNILFGVALPAGRESDPEVLRLKRSYRSGVFGLSALIAAIAVALAVLNGGGSEGELSVWTSALPVAAVLLQLAAAGGWFVLSHGKATRLKEERGWTEEEESRGAADLTIRSRQRLAYPLLWFLPHLLVIAISAGAAALFYDRIVDPVIMHYNAQGLPDRIEPKSPGAVFGLNLTQLSVLATFLFANYTIGAARLRLAPGAPQEHRDQQVRYRRGMSLLMLLLGLGILVFMGAVQAFMLYGGGGQQGVWIGAIGLVPLLLACGSVFGLMRLGRGRQDAPMPGEDANWKLGAFYWNRNDASIFVEKRTGIGFTLNWAHPMAWLFLALIVLMIVVPSVMG; translated from the coding sequence ATGACGAATGAACTCGCCGCATGGCTCACCCTGGGGGGGACCTATGCGCTCACGACGGGCGCGGCGCTGCTGCAGCCGTCTCTGGCGCCAAGCAACATCCTGTTCGGCGTGGCGCTGCCGGCCGGCCGAGAAAGCGATCCCGAGGTGCTCCGCTTGAAACGCAGCTACCGCTCCGGCGTCTTCGGCCTGTCGGCGCTCATCGCCGCCATCGCGGTCGCCCTCGCCGTGCTGAACGGCGGCGGGTCCGAGGGCGAATTGAGCGTCTGGACGAGCGCGCTGCCGGTGGCCGCCGTGCTGCTGCAGCTCGCGGCGGCCGGAGGCTGGTTCGTGCTCAGCCACGGCAAGGCGACGCGGCTCAAGGAGGAGCGGGGCTGGACGGAGGAGGAGGAGAGCCGGGGGGCGGCCGACCTGACGATCCGCAGCCGGCAGCGGCTGGCGTATCCGCTGCTGTGGTTCCTGCCGCATCTGCTGGTCATCGCCATCTCCGCCGGAGCGGCGGCGCTCTTCTACGACCGGATCGTCGATCCCGTCATCATGCACTACAACGCTCAGGGCTTGCCGGACCGGATCGAGCCGAAGTCGCCGGGGGCGGTATTCGGACTGAATCTCACGCAGCTCAGCGTGCTGGCGACGTTCCTGTTCGCGAACTATACGATCGGAGCGGCGCGGCTCAGGCTCGCCCCCGGCGCGCCGCAGGAGCATCGCGACCAGCAGGTCCGCTACCGCCGCGGCATGTCGCTGCTCATGCTGCTGCTCGGCCTCGGCATCCTTGTCTTCATGGGGGCGGTCCAGGCGTTCATGCTGTACGGCGGCGGCGGACAACAGGGCGTTTGGATCGGCGCGATCGGCCTCGTGCCGCTTCTGCTCGCCTGCGGCTCCGTGTTCGGCCTGATGCGGCTCGGCCGCGGCCGCCAGGATGCCCCGATGCCTGGCGAGGACGCCAACTGGAAGCTAGGCGCCTTTTACTGGAATCGGAACGACGCGTCTATTTTCGTGGAGAAGCGGACCGGCATCGGCTTCACGCTCAACTGGGCCCATCCGATGGCTTGGCTCTTCCTCGCTCTGATTGTTCTGATGATTGTGGTCCCGAGCGTCATGGGATGA
- a CDS encoding aspartyl-phosphate phosphatase Spo0E family protein: MKDKQEMLERLQDLRRKLYEAAEARGSLTDPEVLAISEEADGLIVELQQRQREQRMENRIQKGL; the protein is encoded by the coding sequence TTGAAGGACAAACAGGAAATGCTGGAGCGCTTGCAGGATCTGCGGAGGAAGCTGTACGAGGCGGCCGAGGCGAGAGGAAGCCTGACGGATCCGGAGGTGCTCGCGATCAGCGAGGAAGCTGATGGCTTGATCGTGGAGCTCCAGCAGCGTCAGCGCGAACAGCGAATGGAAAACCGGATACAAAAAGGCCTCTGA
- the tadA gene encoding tRNA adenosine(34) deaminase TadA, which produces MQHREEDERWMKEAIAEARKAEAIGEVPIGAVVVRGGQIIGRGFNRRETGLDPTAHAELLAIREASEALGAWRLLDCTLYVTLEPCPMCAGAIVQGRVPRVVYGAPDPKAGCAGTLMNLLQEPRFNHEAALVSGVLQEECAALLTDFFRQLRRLKKSSL; this is translated from the coding sequence TTGCAGCATCGAGAAGAAGACGAGCGCTGGATGAAGGAAGCGATCGCGGAGGCCCGCAAAGCCGAGGCGATCGGAGAAGTGCCGATCGGCGCGGTCGTCGTGCGCGGCGGGCAGATCATCGGCCGGGGCTTCAACCGCAGGGAAACCGGTCTTGACCCGACCGCGCATGCCGAGCTGCTGGCGATCCGCGAGGCGAGCGAAGCGCTCGGCGCATGGCGGCTGCTGGACTGTACGCTGTACGTCACGCTGGAGCCTTGCCCGATGTGCGCCGGCGCGATCGTACAGGGGAGAGTGCCGCGCGTCGTCTACGGGGCGCCGGATCCGAAGGCCGGCTGCGCCGGCACGTTGATGAACCTGCTGCAGGAGCCCCGCTTCAACCATGAAGCGGCGCTCGTATCGGGCGTCCTGCAGGAGGAGTGCGCAGCGCTGCTGACCGATTTTTTCCGGCAGCTGCGGCGGCTCAAAAAATCCAGCCTCTAA
- a CDS encoding ATP-binding protein: MTLKTKLSLFISLLVGLMLLFHLAFGDVLIRKELAKQYERFTQSVADQTVKLFSTYRSDGPSAGAGLTPKQLLPLVVEYEPQVLEIGIWRMTEGLAPLLVEGSSGYFDDETGKRLLRESAQAMAQAEVPDTAIMRSSYPFTLDGDSYRISLAVDRIDIDSLSGIHARGELMGAAGIFVVLMGLIWLIIRSVLRPLRSIVRKVEDVAQGRFETPLEAEGEDELAQLARRIQVMSHNLLRHTGELQAASDENERIKDQLESVFENTADSIVIIGMDCRLLKVNRAFCHMFGYTEEEALRKNIREIVHPEHHVFRDGDLRRLVQGEALPPGEEEWRRSSGEYVRVSSSLNALRTGTGEVWGFVSVVRDISTRSEMEELLRRSEKLTTVGQLAAGVAHEIRNPLTTLRGFLQLQQETGKLSLRHNDIMLAELDRINLIVGEFLILAKPQAARFQVKDVRYVLGDVISLLDSEGHLRNAVFHTRFTREACLVSCEENQLKQVFINIIKNAIEAMPAGGNVTFDISCPDEDTVAICIADEGVGIPEDIIPRIGDPFFTAKESGTGLGIMVSQRIIQSHKGSMRIASKLGEGTSVTVLLPAYKGEAD; encoded by the coding sequence GTGACGTTGAAAACGAAGCTGTCCCTCTTCATTTCGTTGCTGGTCGGCCTCATGCTTCTGTTCCACCTTGCCTTCGGCGACGTGCTGATCCGCAAGGAGCTGGCGAAGCAATACGAGCGGTTCACGCAGAGCGTCGCGGATCAAACCGTGAAGCTCTTTTCGACCTACCGCTCGGACGGCCCCTCGGCGGGGGCGGGCCTGACGCCGAAGCAGCTGCTGCCGCTCGTCGTCGAGTACGAGCCGCAAGTTCTCGAGATCGGCATCTGGCGCATGACGGAAGGGCTGGCTCCGCTCCTCGTCGAAGGCAGCAGCGGCTATTTTGACGACGAGACGGGCAAGCGCTTGCTCCGCGAGAGCGCGCAAGCGATGGCGCAAGCCGAGGTGCCGGATACCGCGATCATGCGCAGCAGCTATCCGTTCACGCTCGACGGCGATTCCTATCGGATCAGCCTCGCCGTAGACCGCATCGATATCGACTCCTTGTCGGGCATCCACGCCCGGGGCGAGCTGATGGGCGCGGCCGGGATCTTTGTCGTGCTCATGGGGCTCATCTGGCTCATCATCCGCTCGGTGCTCCGTCCGCTGCGCTCGATCGTGCGCAAGGTCGAGGACGTAGCCCAGGGGCGCTTCGAAACGCCGCTTGAGGCGGAAGGAGAGGACGAGCTCGCGCAGCTGGCGAGGCGCATCCAGGTCATGTCCCACAACCTGCTCCGGCATACCGGGGAGCTCCAGGCGGCTTCCGACGAGAACGAGCGGATCAAGGACCAGCTGGAATCGGTCTTCGAGAACACCGCCGACTCGATCGTCATCATCGGCATGGACTGCCGGCTGCTCAAGGTGAACCGCGCCTTTTGCCACATGTTCGGCTATACGGAGGAAGAAGCGCTGCGCAAGAACATCCGCGAGATCGTGCATCCGGAGCACCATGTCTTCCGGGACGGCGACCTGCGCCGCCTCGTCCAGGGAGAAGCGCTGCCTCCCGGCGAGGAGGAGTGGAGGCGCAGCAGCGGCGAGTATGTCCGCGTCAGCTCCAGCCTGAACGCGCTGCGGACCGGAACCGGGGAGGTATGGGGCTTCGTGAGCGTCGTGCGCGACATCTCTACCCGCTCCGAGATGGAGGAGCTGCTGCGCCGGTCGGAGAAGCTGACGACGGTCGGCCAGCTGGCGGCGGGCGTCGCGCACGAGATCCGCAATCCGCTCACGACGCTGCGGGGCTTTCTCCAGCTGCAGCAGGAGACCGGCAAGCTGAGCCTGCGCCACAACGACATCATGCTCGCCGAGCTCGACCGGATCAACCTGATCGTCGGCGAATTCCTGATCCTGGCCAAGCCGCAGGCGGCCCGGTTCCAGGTCAAGGACGTGCGCTACGTGCTCGGCGACGTCATCTCCCTGCTCGACAGCGAGGGCCATCTGAGGAACGCTGTCTTCCATACCCGCTTCACCCGCGAGGCCTGCCTCGTCTCCTGCGAGGAGAACCAGCTCAAGCAGGTGTTCATCAACATCATCAAGAACGCGATCGAGGCGATGCCGGCCGGCGGCAACGTCACGTTCGACATCTCGTGCCCGGATGAGGACACGGTCGCGATCTGCATTGCCGATGAGGGCGTCGGCATCCCCGAGGACATCATTCCCCGCATCGGCGACCCGTTCTTCACCGCCAAGGAGAGCGGCACGGGTCTCGGCATCATGGTCAGCCAGCGGATCATCCAGTCGCACAAGGGGAGCATGCGAATCGCGAGCAAGCTGGGCGAAGGAACGTCGGTCACGGTGCTTTTGCCGGCATACAAGGGTGAAGCGGACTAG
- the rluF gene encoding 23S rRNA pseudouridine(2604) synthase RluF, translated as MRINKWISETGYCSRREADKLVSGGEVTINGETALLGSQVEAGDEVRVRGELLSTHSSHVYIALHKPVGITSTTELHVEGNIVDFVGHKERIFPIGRLDKDSEGLILMTNDGDIVNRVLRAEGKHEKEYIVTIDRPVTPSFLKGMSEGVRILGGMTLPCQVTRVSERVFRIVLTEGKNRQIRRMCSAFGYRVRRLQRVRIMNITLGSLPSGKWRDLTREELQELFSELSYEPSPPAGRPGP; from the coding sequence GTGCGTATCAACAAGTGGATTAGCGAGACCGGCTATTGCTCCCGCCGGGAGGCGGACAAGCTGGTCAGCGGCGGAGAGGTCACGATCAACGGCGAGACCGCGCTGCTCGGCAGCCAGGTGGAGGCGGGCGACGAGGTGCGCGTGAGGGGCGAGCTGCTGTCCACGCACAGCTCTCATGTATACATCGCCCTGCACAAGCCGGTCGGCATCACGTCGACGACGGAGCTGCATGTCGAAGGCAATATCGTCGACTTCGTCGGACACAAGGAGCGGATCTTCCCGATCGGCAGGCTGGACAAGGACTCCGAGGGCCTCATCCTCATGACCAACGACGGCGACATCGTGAACCGCGTCCTCCGGGCGGAGGGCAAGCACGAAAAGGAATACATCGTCACGATCGACCGGCCGGTGACGCCCTCCTTCCTCAAAGGAATGAGCGAGGGCGTGCGCATCCTCGGCGGCATGACGCTGCCCTGCCAGGTGACGCGGGTCAGCGAGCGGGTGTTCCGCATCGTGCTGACCGAAGGCAAGAACCGGCAGATCCGGCGCATGTGCAGCGCCTTCGGCTATCGGGTGCGACGGCTGCAGCGCGTGCGCATCATGAACATCACGCTCGGCAGCCTGCCGTCCGGCAAATGGCGCGACCTGACGCGCGAGGAGCTGCAGGAGCTGTTCTCGGAGCTGAGCTACGAGCCGTCGCCGCCCGCCGGACGTCCCGGCCCGTAA
- the motB gene encoding flagellar motor protein MotB, with translation MSKKHKHEEHEEHVDESWLIPYADLLTLLLALFIVLYASSSVDAKKFEEMSRAFNVALSGGNGVLESYKSIDSQAMVADEKTKEQGAKDAQSESSTTPQQVTAANLDKALQELMRKEQEDLEKLKKQVDQYIKDKGLSTSLDTKLNQSQLMITISDKALFSSGSATIKPEAEQLGTYIAGILQKYPNYEVMVSGHTDNRPISNAEFRSNWDLSTMRAVRFMDVLLHNDKLDPKRFSAVGNGEYEPIADNETDAGRAKNRRVEVSIIRNYGQPSAAQMISAGFN, from the coding sequence TTGAGCAAGAAGCATAAGCACGAAGAGCATGAGGAGCATGTGGACGAATCCTGGCTCATCCCCTATGCCGACCTGCTGACGCTGCTGCTGGCGCTGTTCATCGTCCTCTACGCCTCCAGCAGCGTCGACGCCAAGAAGTTCGAGGAGATGAGCCGCGCGTTCAACGTCGCCCTGAGCGGCGGCAACGGCGTGCTCGAGAGCTACAAGTCGATCGACTCCCAAGCGATGGTCGCCGACGAGAAGACCAAGGAGCAGGGCGCCAAGGACGCACAGTCGGAGAGCTCGACGACTCCCCAGCAAGTCACTGCCGCGAACCTGGACAAGGCGTTGCAGGAGCTCATGCGCAAGGAGCAGGAGGACCTGGAGAAGCTCAAGAAGCAGGTCGACCAGTACATCAAGGACAAGGGCCTCAGCACCTCGCTGGACACCAAGCTCAACCAGTCCCAGCTCATGATTACAATCAGCGACAAGGCGCTGTTCTCGTCGGGCAGCGCGACGATCAAGCCGGAGGCCGAGCAGCTCGGCACCTACATCGCCGGCATTCTGCAGAAGTACCCGAACTACGAGGTCATGGTGTCGGGCCATACGGACAACCGGCCGATCTCCAACGCCGAATTCCGCTCCAACTGGGATTTGAGCACGATGCGCGCCGTCCGGTTCATGGACGTGCTGCTTCATAACGACAAGCTCGATCCGAAGCGCTTCAGCGCCGTCGGCAACGGCGAGTACGAGCCGATCGCCGACAACGAGACCGATGCGGGCCGGGCCAAGAACCGCCGCGTCGAGGTGTCGATCATCCGCAACTACGGCCAGCCGTCCGCCGCTCAGATGATCTCTGCCGGCTTCAACTGA
- the motA gene encoding flagellar motor stator protein MotA: MEKSTFIGIVLGLAAVLVGMVLKGAPLYNLANPAAFMIIIVGTFASLFIGFPMNEILKFPTLLKLTFISPKLVSRQELISMFADWASITRREGLLALEAKVEEIEDPFLKNGMRMVIDGNDQDFVRDVLLEDISAMEERHKAGALLFTQAGTYAPTLGVLGAVVGLIAALSDMSDMTKLAHAIAGAFIATLLGIFTGYVLWHPIANKLKRISKRESQIKLMMVEGLLSIQSGVSTIAINQKLSVYLSPKERLQMQESKEGKLIEQEA, translated from the coding sequence ATGGAAAAGTCAACATTCATCGGTATCGTACTCGGCCTTGCCGCCGTTCTCGTCGGCATGGTGCTCAAGGGAGCGCCGCTTTATAACTTGGCCAACCCGGCCGCCTTCATGATTATCATCGTCGGCACGTTCGCCTCCCTCTTCATCGGCTTCCCGATGAACGAGATTCTCAAATTCCCGACGCTGCTCAAGCTGACGTTCATCAGCCCGAAGCTGGTCAGCCGCCAGGAGCTCATCTCCATGTTCGCGGATTGGGCAAGCATCACGCGCCGCGAGGGCCTGCTCGCCCTCGAAGCGAAGGTCGAGGAGATCGAGGATCCGTTCCTCAAGAACGGCATGCGCATGGTCATCGACGGCAACGACCAGGACTTCGTCCGCGACGTGCTGCTCGAGGACATCAGCGCGATGGAGGAGCGGCATAAGGCCGGCGCCCTGCTGTTCACGCAGGCGGGCACCTACGCGCCGACGCTCGGCGTGCTCGGGGCCGTCGTCGGCCTGATCGCTGCCCTGTCGGACATGAGCGACATGACCAAGCTCGCGCATGCGATCGCAGGAGCGTTCATCGCGACGCTGCTCGGCATTTTCACCGGCTACGTGCTCTGGCACCCGATCGCCAACAAGCTCAAGCGCATCTCCAAGCGGGAGTCGCAGATCAAGCTGATGATGGTCGAAGGGCTGCTCTCGATCCAGTCGGGCGTCTCGACGATCGCCATCAACCAGAAGCTGTCCGTCTACCTCTCGCCGAAGGAACGCCTCCAAATGCAGGAATCGAAAGAAGGGAAGCTGATTGAGCAAGAAGCATAA
- a CDS encoding GNAT family N-acetyltransferase, translated as MTIDPFDSAAAWQVVPMTEEHAEEVCRWRYKPPYDVYDNDSWETLRKLEIEFGDPKLRREQYAAVIDPEDGELMGYAQFFPIVGVTRLGLAMRPDLCGDGIGPSFVRLLVREARRRKPEDEIDLEVLLWNVRARRAYEKAGFRVTDQYERGTPDGPQPFYCMAYQKGR; from the coding sequence ATGACCATCGATCCGTTCGATTCCGCCGCCGCCTGGCAGGTCGTCCCCATGACCGAGGAGCATGCCGAGGAGGTGTGCCGCTGGCGGTACAAGCCGCCCTACGACGTGTACGACAACGATTCATGGGAGACGCTCCGCAAGCTCGAGATCGAGTTCGGCGATCCCAAGCTGCGCCGGGAGCAGTATGCGGCCGTCATCGATCCGGAGGACGGAGAGCTGATGGGCTATGCCCAGTTCTTCCCGATCGTCGGCGTCACCCGCCTCGGCCTGGCGATGCGTCCGGACCTGTGCGGAGACGGCATCGGGCCCTCGTTCGTCCGGCTGCTCGTGCGCGAGGCGCGCCGCCGCAAGCCGGAGGACGAGATCGACCTCGAGGTGCTGCTGTGGAACGTGCGCGCCCGCCGCGCCTACGAGAAAGCCGGCTTCCGCGTGACCGACCAGTACGAGCGGGGCACGCCGGACGGGCCGCAGCCCTTCTACTGCATGGCGTACCAAAAAGGCCGCTGA